A single Bacillus sp. HMF5848 DNA region contains:
- a CDS encoding segregation/condensation protein A has translation MQYNVKIEAFEGPLDLLLHLINSMEIDIYDIPMAEISEQYMLYIQAMQVLQLDVASEYLVMAATLLAIKSKLLLPKQELDDVEQEFAYEEDPRDELVERLIEYRKYKEAAEDLRLLEEERSLVFTRPPSDLSEYSVKHDNPSSLQVSLYDMLGAFHKLMRRKKFQQPLHTKVARREITIESRMKEVLSELSKAPSARKSFLELFSYQDKEHMVVTFLAILELMKTKSIIIEQENNFADIWLTIPNFLQ, from the coding sequence ATGCAGTACAATGTGAAAATTGAGGCTTTTGAAGGTCCGTTAGACTTACTTTTGCATTTAATTAATTCTATGGAAATTGATATATATGATATTCCAATGGCAGAAATCTCAGAACAGTACATGTTATACATCCAAGCGATGCAGGTACTTCAATTGGATGTTGCTAGTGAATATTTAGTAATGGCAGCAACACTTCTAGCTATTAAAAGTAAATTGCTTTTGCCAAAGCAAGAGCTAGATGATGTTGAGCAGGAGTTTGCTTATGAAGAGGATCCTCGAGATGAACTTGTTGAGAGACTCATAGAGTATCGAAAATATAAGGAGGCTGCCGAAGACTTACGCCTATTAGAAGAGGAACGAAGTCTTGTTTTTACGCGACCCCCTAGTGATTTAAGTGAATATAGCGTGAAACATGATAATCCATCATCTTTACAAGTATCGTTATATGATATGCTTGGTGCATTTCATAAATTGATGCGTCGGAAAAAATTTCAACAGCCCTTACATACGAAGGTGGCTAGACGAGAAATAACGATAGAGTCTCGAATGAAAGAGGTCCTTTCTGAGTTGTCTAAAGCGCCCTCTGCGAGAAAAAGCTTCTTAGAGTTGTTTTCTTATCAGGATAAAGAGCACATGGTCGTAACGTTTTTGGCTATACTTGAATTGATGAAAACGAAAAGTATAATAATAGAACAGGAAAATAATTTTGCAGATATTTGGCTAACTATACCAAACTTTCTGCAGTAA
- a CDS encoding DUF309 domain-containing protein: MYPSAYIDYLVHFHGDRDYFECHEILEEFWKEKPVNERDRTWVALIQIAVAMYHHRRDNFPGAEKMLSNALQFIEKKPENFKGLGLHNLKLVTLLQERLHAIKQKQPYQSINLPITDDALVSACNDRCNQCGFVWQSISDLTNKNLVHRHSMRDREPVIREREKQLTLRKQYKRNW; the protein is encoded by the coding sequence TTGTATCCATCTGCGTACATTGATTATTTAGTTCATTTTCATGGTGACCGCGATTATTTTGAATGCCATGAAATTTTAGAGGAATTTTGGAAGGAAAAACCTGTCAACGAGCGCGATCGAACTTGGGTTGCACTTATTCAAATAGCTGTTGCTATGTATCATCATCGTCGAGATAATTTTCCCGGTGCGGAAAAAATGTTAAGCAATGCATTGCAGTTTATTGAAAAAAAACCAGAAAACTTTAAAGGTCTTGGTTTACACAATTTAAAATTAGTGACACTGTTACAAGAACGTCTTCATGCCATTAAACAAAAGCAACCGTATCAAAGCATTAACCTTCCTATTACAGATGATGCATTAGTATCAGCTTGTAATGATCGCTGTAATCAATGTGGATTTGTATGGCAAAGCATTAGTGACCTAACAAATAAAAATCTCGTGCACAGACATTCTATGCGTGATCGTGAACCAGTCATCCGTGAGCGTGAAAAACAACTAACACTCCGTAAACAATATAAAAGGAATTGGTAA
- a CDS encoding GNAT family N-acetyltransferase: protein MLIRYKKTYEKIAMGLLSFMPSEKDLKKLQLTMKTYETDDDWQLYLWKEEDDIIGIVGVSYPSDDTVEIQHISVNPSHRHQGRGKQMIAALQETYPNRTIVANQQIEAFYEKCIHCE, encoded by the coding sequence ATGTTAATTCGTTATAAAAAAACGTATGAGAAGATTGCAATGGGGCTATTATCGTTTATGCCGTCAGAAAAGGATCTTAAAAAACTGCAGCTAACGATGAAAACTTATGAAACCGATGATGATTGGCAATTGTATTTGTGGAAGGAAGAAGACGATATTATTGGCATAGTTGGTGTTTCTTATCCTTCAGATGATACTGTTGAAATTCAACACATTTCGGTCAATCCTTCTCACCGACACCAAGGTAGAGGTAAGCAGATGATAGCGGCATTACAGGAGACGTATCCCAATCGAACAATCGTTGCAAATCAACAAATAGAAGCTTTTTACGAAAAGTGTATACACTGTGAGTAA
- the ribE gene encoding 6,7-dimethyl-8-ribityllumazine synthase codes for MGHTFEGNLVGTGLKVAIVVGRFNEFITSKLLGGAKDGLIRHGVTDENIDVAWVPGAFEIPSIAKKLAETGKYDAVVTLGTVIRGATTHYDYVCNEAAKGVAQASMMTGVPVIFGVLTTENIEQAIERAGTKAGNKGWEAAVSAIEMANLHRSLQQ; via the coding sequence ATGGGACACACATTTGAAGGTAATTTAGTAGGGACAGGGTTAAAGGTTGCAATTGTAGTAGGAAGATTTAATGAGTTTATCACAAGTAAACTATTAGGTGGAGCAAAGGATGGGCTAATTCGTCACGGAGTAACTGATGAGAATATTGATGTAGCATGGGTGCCTGGGGCGTTTGAAATTCCTTCTATTGCAAAAAAGCTTGCTGAAACAGGAAAATATGATGCTGTAGTTACTCTAGGAACAGTTATTCGTGGAGCAACAACTCACTATGATTATGTTTGTAATGAGGCGGCCAAAGGAGTAGCACAAGCTAGTATGATGACTGGTGTACCAGTTATTTTTGGTGTATTAACAACAGAAAACATTGAACAAGCAATTGAAAGAGCTGGAACAAAGGCAGGTAATAAAGGCTGGGAGGCTGCTGTATCAGCGATAGAAATGGCAAATTTACATCGTAGCCTACAGCAATAA
- a CDS encoding bifunctional 3,4-dihydroxy-2-butanone-4-phosphate synthase/GTP cyclohydrolase II, which yields MFQAIEEALKDLQEGKVVIVCDDEDRENEGDFIALAEKSTPDVINFMVTHGRGLVCAPVTEEIAIKLDLVPMVTHNTDPHGTAFTVSVDYKTSTTGISAFERSQTVQALINANTRAQDFKRPGHIFPLVAKEGGVLRRAGHTEAAVDLAKLCGAEPAAVICEIMNADGTMARVPDLRKIADEHNLKMITIKDLIRYRNQKDKLVKREVEVSMPTEYGTFKAIGYSNIVDSKEHVALVKGDIKSEDPVLVRVHSECLTGDVFGSHRCDCGPQLHAALSQIEEEGTGVLLYMRQEGRGIGLLNKLRAYELQEQGYDTVEANEKLGFAADLREYGIGAQILKDLGVSKMKLLTNNPRKITGLEGYELQVIDRVPLQLPHNTANEKYLHTKHEKLGHLLKF from the coding sequence ATGTTTCAAGCAATTGAAGAAGCATTAAAGGATCTTCAAGAAGGAAAAGTCGTTATTGTATGTGACGATGAGGACAGAGAAAATGAAGGCGATTTTATTGCCCTTGCAGAAAAATCTACCCCGGACGTCATTAATTTTATGGTAACACATGGACGTGGTCTTGTGTGTGCGCCAGTAACCGAGGAAATAGCGATTAAATTAGATTTAGTGCCAATGGTAACACACAATACAGATCCTCATGGGACGGCTTTTACCGTGAGTGTGGATTATAAAACATCTACGACAGGGATTAGTGCATTTGAGCGATCACAAACGGTGCAAGCTCTAATAAATGCAAACACAAGGGCGCAGGACTTTAAGCGACCAGGTCACATCTTTCCTTTAGTAGCTAAGGAGGGAGGGGTTCTTCGTAGAGCAGGACATACAGAAGCTGCGGTTGACTTAGCTAAACTATGCGGTGCAGAACCAGCAGCTGTTATATGTGAAATAATGAATGCCGATGGAACGATGGCAAGAGTACCTGACTTACGGAAAATTGCTGATGAGCATAATCTGAAGATGATTACTATAAAAGATTTGATTCGTTATCGTAATCAAAAGGATAAGCTTGTAAAACGTGAGGTAGAGGTATCGATGCCAACGGAATACGGTACCTTTAAAGCAATCGGTTATTCGAATATTGTGGATAGTAAAGAGCATGTTGCTCTTGTAAAAGGTGATATAAAATCGGAAGACCCTGTCTTAGTTCGTGTGCATTCTGAGTGCTTAACAGGGGATGTATTTGGCTCACATCGTTGTGATTGTGGACCGCAGTTACATGCTGCATTATCTCAGATTGAGGAAGAAGGAACTGGTGTATTATTGTACATGCGCCAGGAAGGACGCGGAATTGGTCTTCTTAATAAACTCCGTGCTTACGAACTTCAGGAGCAGGGCTATGACACAGTAGAGGCAAACGAAAAGTTAGGATTTGCCGCTGATTTGCGTGAGTACGGTATTGGAGCTCAAATTTTGAAGGATTTGGGTGTTAGTAAAATGAAATTATTAACGAATAACCCACGCAAAATAACAGGATTAGAAGGCTATGAATTACAAGTTATTGATAGAGTACCATTGCAGCTGCCACATAATACAGCAAATGAGAAATATTTACACACGAAACATGAAAAACTAGGTCATTTACTCAAATTTTAA
- the ribE gene encoding riboflavin synthase, whose translation MFTGIIEEKGNVQAIKKQANAIQMTLAAEKILQDVQIGDSIAVNGVCLTVTSHTKDIFTVDIMPETVKATSLSQLTIGSHVNLERAMAANGRFGGHFVSGHVDGTGTIIKKQAEANAVYYEIQVSDDLLDYMLLKGSVAVDGTSLTIFGVSEKSITLSLIPHTLSETVLGEKGVGDIVNIETDMLGKYVAKFIRKPSQQSNLTESFLESHGFTS comes from the coding sequence TTGTTTACAGGAATTATCGAGGAAAAAGGCAATGTTCAAGCTATTAAAAAACAAGCAAACGCAATACAAATGACATTAGCAGCTGAAAAAATACTTCAAGACGTGCAAATAGGCGACAGTATTGCAGTGAATGGAGTTTGTTTAACAGTTACATCACATACAAAAGATATATTTACAGTAGATATTATGCCTGAAACAGTTAAAGCAACCTCGCTTAGTCAGTTAACAATCGGCTCGCATGTAAATTTAGAGCGTGCTATGGCTGCAAATGGACGTTTTGGAGGTCATTTTGTAAGTGGACATGTCGATGGGACGGGAACGATAATAAAGAAACAAGCAGAGGCAAATGCTGTTTATTACGAGATACAGGTATCAGATGATTTATTAGACTATATGCTTCTGAAAGGCTCTGTAGCTGTTGACGGAACGAGCTTAACCATTTTTGGAGTATCTGAGAAATCTATTACTTTATCACTTATTCCACATACACTTTCCGAAACAGTATTAGGTGAAAAAGGTGTAGGTGACATCGTTAATATTGAAACAGATATGCTTGGTAAATATGTCGCAAAATTTATTAGAAAACCATCACAGCAATCAAACCTTACTGAATCATTTTTGGAAAGTCATGGATTTACGTCATAA
- the ribD gene encoding bifunctional diaminohydroxyphosphoribosylaminopyrimidine deaminase/5-amino-6-(5-phosphoribosylamino)uracil reductase RibD has product MTDSEYMQLAIQLAESTKGQTSPNPVVGAVVVKNHQVVGMGAHLRAGEGHAEVHAMQMAGEKAKGATIYVTLEPCSHYGRTPPCSDLLIKSEVRRVVIATTDPNPLVAGKGIERLRNAGIEVELGILKKEADSLNEVFFHFIAKQIPYVTLKTAMSLDGKIATHTGDSKWITSETARHDVHQYRHQHDAILVGVNTVIKDNPSLTTRLPHGGGKNPIRIILDTNLRTPEQSRVIQDGQAETWIITGKNVTSARRDLLNHGHVKVFTMDRTNIEVKDLLIMLGKHNITSLFVEGGAAVNESFVKANAFQQIIAYIAPKLIGGKYAPTPIGGEGFAEIAETTNLSIESMSSIGSDIKIIAKPLRGD; this is encoded by the coding sequence ATGACTGATTCAGAATATATGCAATTGGCAATTCAGTTAGCTGAAAGTACAAAAGGTCAAACGAGTCCAAACCCTGTGGTTGGTGCAGTTGTTGTTAAAAATCATCAAGTAGTAGGGATGGGGGCTCATTTAAGAGCTGGAGAAGGGCATGCTGAAGTTCATGCTATGCAAATGGCTGGGGAAAAAGCAAAAGGTGCGACAATATATGTCACGCTAGAACCATGCAGTCATTATGGAAGAACACCGCCATGTAGTGATTTGCTTATAAAAAGCGAAGTTCGGCGAGTCGTGATTGCTACAACAGATCCAAATCCACTTGTAGCAGGGAAAGGTATTGAGAGACTTCGTAATGCTGGTATTGAGGTTGAATTAGGTATTCTTAAGAAAGAAGCCGATTCATTAAACGAAGTGTTTTTCCATTTTATAGCTAAACAAATACCTTATGTGACATTGAAAACAGCTATGAGCTTAGATGGGAAAATTGCCACACACACCGGCGACAGTAAATGGATTACAAGCGAGACAGCAAGACACGATGTTCACCAATACCGTCATCAGCACGACGCTATTTTAGTTGGTGTGAATACGGTTATAAAGGATAACCCAAGTCTTACAACAAGACTCCCACATGGTGGCGGGAAAAACCCTATCCGAATAATATTGGACACAAATTTGCGTACTCCTGAACAAAGTCGTGTTATACAAGATGGGCAAGCAGAAACGTGGATTATTACTGGTAAGAATGTAACTTCTGCCCGACGTGACTTGTTAAATCACGGACATGTGAAAGTCTTCACTATGGATCGTACGAATATTGAAGTTAAAGACCTATTGATAATGCTAGGAAAGCATAACATTACATCGCTATTTGTTGAAGGAGGAGCTGCAGTGAATGAAAGCTTTGTAAAAGCAAATGCCTTTCAACAAATTATTGCTTACATTGCACCAAAACTCATCGGTGGCAAGTATGCTCCTACGCCGATAGGGGGAGAAGGATTTGCCGAAATAGCGGAGACTACAAACCTGTCTATTGAATCGATGTCTAGTATTGGCTCAGATATAAAAATTATTGCAAAACCATTGAGAGGTGATTGA
- a CDS encoding nucleoside deaminase produces the protein MNWSDIPYVWQECFNEAWMSFQEGSRPVGAIVIDEDENIIARGKSATFNDVSDSVIKYNELAHAEVNALLKLDNRVHKQVNNYALYSTLEPCPLCFGAFYMSGIRHLHFAAKDKYGGSTNLLGTTPYMQRKPITIQRSILELEHLSIVLNVYFDLLINHDKSLPVHEQLSLDYPNAVQVAKKWYDEKKLHDSSKLTMEQIFLMLHEELSFVYS, from the coding sequence TTGAATTGGAGCGACATACCATATGTTTGGCAGGAATGTTTCAACGAGGCATGGATGTCCTTTCAAGAAGGATCTCGGCCAGTTGGCGCCATTGTTATTGATGAAGATGAAAATATAATTGCTAGAGGGAAAAGTGCAACTTTTAATGATGTATCGGACAGTGTCATTAAATATAATGAGTTGGCACATGCCGAAGTCAATGCATTGTTAAAGTTAGATAATCGAGTACATAAACAAGTTAATAACTACGCTTTATATTCAACATTAGAACCATGCCCACTTTGTTTCGGTGCCTTTTATATGAGCGGTATTCGACACTTGCATTTTGCTGCTAAGGATAAGTATGGAGGAAGCACAAACTTATTAGGTACGACACCATATATGCAGCGTAAACCAATTACAATACAGCGGTCAATTCTTGAACTTGAACATCTTTCCATTGTGTTAAATGTATACTTTGACTTACTTATCAATCATGATAAGTCTTTACCTGTTCATGAGCAACTGTCTTTGGACTATCCAAACGCTGTTCAAGTAGCAAAAAAGTGGTATGATGAGAAAAAGCTTCATGACAGTAGTAAGTTAACCATGGAACAAATTTTTTTGATGCTACATGAAGAGTTATCATTTGTTTATTCTTGA
- a CDS encoding nucleotidyltransferase domain-containing protein: MEEKIQQIIEHIETDYDVKVLYACESGSRVWGFPSDNSDYDVRFIYIHKTDWYLSIDQKRDVLEIPSQDTLSLPIDSQLDLSGWELTKVLRLFRKSNPPLLEQLHSSIVYYHKYSTINKMNMLEKNVFSPITCIHHYLNMASGNYRDFLKSEIPVTKKLINVIRPLLAAKWVEANNSVPPTNFQSLLKAVVHSTLLTEEIYNVITLKMEGTEFLININLDLINQFVEREYDHLKIYVKQIDHKLSDPTLQLNKLFRDTLLEVW; the protein is encoded by the coding sequence TTGGAAGAAAAAATTCAACAAATTATCGAACATATAGAGACTGATTATGATGTTAAAGTTTTATATGCTTGTGAATCAGGAAGTCGTGTATGGGGATTTCCATCAGATAACAGCGACTATGATGTACGCTTTATTTACATACACAAAACAGATTGGTATTTGTCTATTGATCAAAAAAGAGATGTACTAGAGATTCCTAGTCAAGACACCCTTTCCTTGCCAATTGATAGTCAGCTTGATCTCAGTGGCTGGGAATTAACTAAAGTACTAAGGTTGTTTAGAAAATCAAATCCACCTTTATTAGAACAGTTACACTCGAGCATTGTTTATTATCATAAATACTCTACCATTAACAAAATGAATATGCTTGAAAAGAATGTATTTTCGCCTATCACTTGTATACATCATTATCTTAATATGGCAAGCGGGAATTATCGAGATTTTCTAAAGTCAGAAATACCGGTCACAAAAAAACTAATTAATGTTATTCGGCCCCTTTTAGCGGCAAAATGGGTTGAAGCTAATAATTCAGTACCACCTACTAACTTTCAATCTTTATTAAAAGCTGTTGTACATTCCACGTTACTTACTGAAGAAATATACAACGTAATTACCTTAAAGATGGAAGGAACAGAATTCCTGATCAATATTAACCTAGATTTGATTAACCAGTTTGTAGAACGAGAATATGATCATTTAAAAATATATGTAAAACAAATAGATCACAAACTGAGCGATCCCACCTTACAGTTAAACAAACTATTTCGTGATACTCTTTTAGAAGTTTGGTAA
- a CDS encoding YjjG family noncanonical pyrimidine nucleotidase, giving the protein MKKYKTLLFDVDDTLLDFQAAEKCALSRLADEVNFSLTAEMEEHYKKINIGLWQSFENGEITRDEVLNTRFSIFFRTLGYEIDGILYEQKYRTYLGQGNQLVHGAYDLVGKLHGEYDLYIVTNGVSKTQNKRLHDAGVLPFFKGIFVSEDTGYQKPMKKYFDFVFNRIPHFNSENALIIGDSLSADIKGGNLVGIDTCWFNPNKKANNTNIVPTYEIHRLEDLHHILKTSEKTKLVGLG; this is encoded by the coding sequence TTGAAAAAATATAAGACGCTATTATTTGATGTCGACGATACACTATTAGATTTCCAGGCAGCAGAGAAATGTGCACTAAGTAGGCTTGCTGATGAAGTGAACTTTTCTTTAACGGCTGAAATGGAAGAGCATTACAAGAAAATAAACATAGGTCTCTGGCAGTCTTTTGAAAATGGAGAAATAACTCGAGATGAGGTATTGAATACTCGTTTTTCGATTTTTTTTCGGACCCTTGGTTACGAGATAGATGGGATTCTTTATGAACAAAAATATCGAACCTATTTAGGACAAGGTAATCAACTTGTTCATGGAGCATATGATTTAGTGGGAAAATTGCATGGTGAATACGATTTGTATATTGTGACGAATGGTGTTTCTAAAACACAAAATAAACGTTTACATGATGCAGGGGTGCTTCCGTTCTTTAAAGGGATTTTCGTATCTGAGGATACAGGATATCAGAAGCCCATGAAGAAATATTTTGATTTCGTATTTAATAGAATCCCCCATTTTAATTCAGAAAATGCCTTGATTATTGGTGATTCATTAAGTGCCGATATTAAAGGTGGAAATCTGGTCGGTATAGATACGTGCTGGTTCAATCCAAACAAAAAAGCTAATAATACCAACATTGTACCAACCTATGAAATTCATAGATTAGAAGATTTACATCATATTCTAAAAACGAGTGAAAAAACGAAGCTGGTTGGACTTGGCTAA
- a CDS encoding type 1 glutamine amidotransferase domain-containing protein: MKLQGKKILQIISDDFEDLELWYPVLRLREEGATVHIVGKEAKHTYTGKYGVPAVSDYAYNDIDASSYDALLVPGGWAPDKLRRYEEVLHIVREFDKVRKPIGQICHAGWVLISANILHGRKVTSTPGIKDDMTNAGATWVDEPVVVDEHLISSRRPPDLPDYLREFIKVMER, translated from the coding sequence TTGAAACTTCAAGGAAAAAAGATTCTTCAAATCATTAGTGATGATTTTGAGGATTTAGAATTATGGTATCCAGTATTGCGCTTGCGTGAAGAAGGTGCTACAGTCCATATCGTTGGCAAGGAAGCAAAGCATACATACACAGGTAAATACGGTGTACCTGCTGTATCAGATTATGCATATAATGATATTGATGCAAGTTCATATGATGCTCTATTAGTACCAGGTGGCTGGGCACCTGATAAGCTAAGACGGTATGAAGAAGTATTACACATAGTAAGAGAATTCGATAAAGTCCGAAAGCCTATAGGGCAAATTTGTCATGCAGGCTGGGTGCTCATTTCAGCTAATATCCTACATGGGAGGAAAGTGACAAGTACTCCTGGCATTAAAGATGATATGACAAACGCAGGTGCAACTTGGGTAGATGAGCCAGTTGTCGTAGATGAACATTTAATATCTAGTCGTCGCCCACCAGATTTGCCTGATTATTTGCGTGAGTTTATTAAAGTAATGGAAAGATAA